One segment of Phycisphaerae bacterium DNA contains the following:
- a CDS encoding serine/threonine-protein kinase encodes MSDRKHETRAVFTATLALTTPEERARYLDQACQDKPELRQRVEALLRAHDQASHFLEADGHQKDHLLEGPGRMIGRYRLLEEIGEGAFGRVYMAEQTEPLRRKVALKIIKAGMDTREVIARFEAERQALALMDHPNIARVLDAGATETGRPYFVMELVRGIPITDYCNQQRLATAARLELFMKVCAAVQHAHQKGIIHRDLKPSNILVTLIDGEPVPKVIDFGVAKALGQKLTEKTLFTAFQQMVGTPAYMSPEQAALSGVDVDGRSDIYSLGVLLYELLTGVTPFDPETLRKAALDEIRQMIRETEPAKPSVRLTELTKRQRTEDRERRTEGGGQKSADRSQKWKEVQGDLDWIVMKALEKDRGRRYETAHALADDLRHHLRHEPVLAGPPTMRYRLGKFARRRRTELIIAGSVAAVIGIAAALSYWQFVRTREAEGVAASTRAQLDTALSQPPAASRSTDSRARGVFNGLTLVEKAVALSPDERYLAYTDWTQGEGGVTVRRLESGKLRKFVGSGRDALGIFEFTQDLYAQAMKRLSLTNQPAVFEMPFEGYAWSPDARWLAYLWMAPPTHKPDLRIVAPETGEFRLLVPVLSASDFNYYEPQDWSPDGKWLVCARRNEPGLAAVSVPEGQVRLLVSFSSNAVEHARFSPDGQHVVYSRPTGEGEPGKPPPHALYVTAVATGATRPLNLPGNCRTPIWSPNQPVILFTSDRLRTWDLWGVHVKDGKTVSEPFPVQYGFECYSLKLTRAGKLLVHRDVKPGDGYTIVVPRSDSAPLGVESLAGRLYFTMDGRLHAMTVKDAKRTLTPLGYPAPPSRALHRGHRWFLEIRDMPSANTNGPPRELFAVRDDARPDQAIQLTDLPGIGQMTGIHVFSLGALRRGQERNRIINWARDANRGLDDGLISWTASKPVKPGTRPGPSAGSGIYVARVAFDAAGNITGLAEPLSSEPIVTQATTHDWSPDGRHLVYTVPGFLTQSRTNMLKILDVATGQSALLTEGEAPAWSPDGNWIAFHRRNASLHIIKPDGSDLRNLGRMDPPAGMKGWLSPPGPGFYRIVWSPDSKAMVYELWEYGGLGAAYHQLFYRALSGGEPQCLTPDFMTDASPIAWLEGER; translated from the coding sequence ATGAGCGATAGGAAGCATGAGACGCGCGCCGTGTTCACCGCCACCCTGGCCCTGACCACGCCGGAGGAACGGGCGCGCTACCTGGACCAAGCCTGCCAGGACAAGCCCGAGCTGCGCCAACGGGTCGAAGCGTTGCTGCGAGCTCACGATCAGGCCAGCCATTTCCTGGAGGCTGACGGCCACCAGAAAGACCACTTGCTCGAGGGTCCCGGCCGGATGATCGGCCGCTATCGGCTGCTGGAAGAGATCGGCGAAGGCGCATTCGGCCGGGTTTACATGGCCGAGCAGACCGAACCGCTGCGTCGCAAGGTGGCTCTCAAGATCATCAAGGCGGGCATGGACACCCGCGAGGTCATCGCCCGGTTCGAGGCGGAGCGGCAAGCCCTGGCGCTGATGGACCACCCGAACATCGCCCGCGTTCTGGATGCTGGGGCCACCGAGACCGGCCGGCCCTATTTCGTGATGGAGCTGGTTCGCGGAATCCCGATCACGGACTACTGCAACCAACAGAGACTCGCCACCGCCGCCCGCCTCGAGCTGTTCATGAAGGTCTGTGCCGCCGTCCAGCACGCCCACCAGAAAGGGATCATCCACCGCGACCTCAAGCCGTCCAACATCCTGGTCACTCTCATTGACGGCGAACCCGTGCCCAAGGTGATCGACTTCGGCGTCGCCAAAGCCCTGGGCCAGAAGCTCACGGAGAAGACCCTCTTCACCGCCTTCCAGCAGATGGTCGGCACCCCCGCCTACATGAGCCCCGAACAGGCGGCCTTGAGCGGCGTGGACGTAGACGGCCGCAGCGACATCTACTCGCTGGGCGTGCTGCTTTACGAGCTGCTGACGGGCGTGACGCCCTTCGACCCGGAGACGCTGCGCAAGGCCGCCCTGGATGAGATCCGGCAAATGATCCGGGAGACCGAGCCGGCCAAGCCCTCCGTCCGCCTGACGGAGTTGACCAAACGTCAGAGGACAGAAGACAGAGAACGGAGGACAGAGGGCGGAGGTCAGAAGTCAGCGGACAGGAGTCAGAAATGGAAGGAGGTGCAAGGCGATCTGGACTGGATTGTGATGAAGGCGCTGGAGAAGGACCGCGGGCGTCGCTACGAGACGGCGCACGCCCTGGCCGACGACCTCCGACATCATCTGCGCCACGAACCGGTTCTGGCCGGGCCGCCCACGATGCGCTATCGACTGGGGAAGTTCGCCCGACGTCGCCGAACCGAGCTCATCATCGCCGGCAGCGTTGCCGCGGTGATCGGTATCGCGGCTGCGCTCAGCTACTGGCAATTCGTCCGAACGCGCGAGGCTGAGGGTGTGGCGGCCTCCACCCGGGCGCAGCTCGATACCGCGCTGAGCCAGCCGCCGGCGGCATCCCGCAGCACCGACTCCCGCGCCCGTGGCGTCTTCAATGGCCTGACCCTTGTCGAAAAGGCGGTCGCCCTGTCTCCGGACGAGCGTTATCTTGCTTACACGGATTGGACCCAAGGCGAGGGCGGCGTGACCGTGCGGCGGCTCGAGTCGGGCAAGCTGCGGAAGTTCGTGGGAAGTGGGCGGGACGCCCTTGGCATTTTCGAGTTCACGCAGGATCTCTATGCCCAAGCCATGAAGCGCCTCAGCCTGACCAACCAGCCGGCTGTCTTCGAGATGCCCTTCGAAGGTTACGCGTGGTCGCCGGACGCGCGGTGGCTCGCCTATTTGTGGATGGCCCCGCCCACTCACAAGCCTGATCTCCGGATCGTCGCGCCGGAGACGGGCGAGTTCCGCTTGCTCGTGCCGGTGCTGTCGGCCTCGGATTTCAACTACTACGAGCCCCAGGACTGGTCCCCCGACGGCAAGTGGCTGGTGTGCGCCCGCCGCAACGAACCTGGATTGGCGGCGGTTTCGGTGCCGGAGGGTCAGGTCCGCCTGCTGGTCTCGTTCAGCTCGAACGCGGTCGAGCACGCCCGGTTCTCGCCTGACGGGCAGCACGTGGTCTATTCCAGGCCCACGGGAGAGGGCGAGCCGGGGAAGCCGCCGCCGCATGCGCTGTACGTGACGGCAGTGGCGACTGGCGCCACTCGTCCGTTGAATCTCCCGGGCAACTGCCGCACGCCGATCTGGTCCCCCAACCAGCCGGTCATCCTCTTCACCAGCGACCGGCTGCGAACCTGGGACCTCTGGGGCGTGCACGTCAAAGACGGCAAGACCGTGTCGGAGCCCTTCCCCGTTCAATACGGTTTCGAGTGTTATAGCCTCAAACTCACGCGCGCGGGCAAGCTTCTCGTCCACCGCGACGTGAAACCCGGGGACGGTTACACCATCGTTGTGCCGCGCTCGGACTCGGCGCCGCTCGGCGTCGAATCCCTCGCCGGCCGCCTCTACTTCACGATGGACGGCCGCCTTCATGCCATGACGGTGAAGGATGCCAAGCGCACCTTGACGCCGCTGGGATACCCGGCTCCGCCGTCCCGAGCCTTGCACAGGGGGCATCGTTGGTTCCTGGAAATCCGCGACATGCCCTCGGCCAACACCAACGGTCCACCCCGGGAACTGTTTGCGGTCCGTGACGATGCCAGGCCGGACCAGGCTATCCAACTGACTGACCTGCCCGGCATCGGCCAGATGACTGGGATCCATGTGTTTTCACTTGGCGCTCTCCGGCGGGGGCAGGAACGGAATCGGATCATCAACTGGGCGCGGGACGCAAACCGCGGCTTGGACGATGGGCTCATCTCCTGGACCGCGTCCAAGCCAGTGAAACCAGGCACGCGCCCCGGGCCGTCAGCCGGGTCCGGTATCTACGTGGCGCGGGTCGCCTTTGACGCGGCCGGAAATATTACCGGGCTGGCGGAACCGTTGTCTTCCGAACCCATCGTCACCCAAGCGACTACGCACGACTGGTCCCCCGACGGCCGGCATCTCGTCTACACCGTGCCGGGGTTCCTGACGCAGAGCCGAACCAACATGCTGAAGATTCTGGATGTGGCGACGGGGCAATCGGCGCTGTTGACCGAGGGCGAAGCCCCGGCGTGGTCGCCCGATGGCAACTGGATCGCGTTCCATCGCCGCAACGCGTCGCTGCACATCATCAAGCCAGACGGCTCGGACCTGCGCAACCTGGGTCGAATGGACCCGCCGGCGGGGATGAAGGGCTGGCTCAGCCCGCCGGGTCCGGGCTTTTACCGTATTGTCTGGTCGCCGGATTCGAAGGCGATGGTGTATGAGCTCTGGGAGTATGGGGGTTTGGGCGCGGCCTACCACCAGTTGTTCTATCGGGCGTTGAGCGGAGGCGAACCGCAATGTTTGACGCCTGATTTCATGACCGACGCCAGCCCGATCGCGTGGCTGGAAGGAGAGAGGTGA